The Pseudanabaena galeata CCNP1313 genome includes a region encoding these proteins:
- the hsdR gene encoding type I restriction-modification system endonuclease codes for MKASSNFAFLREHDVELVRLGTLAERSYHNDPVACLFRLRVYGEFLAKLVAARVGLYEDTEESQVQLLNRLRDRGIIHGQIDRLFHELRKTGNRAVHDSVGDRRTALSILKYAHQLGIWFHRTWGKARDFVAPEYCEPTPPEVTARQLESALLDERSARTQAEQLAAEIAQELQTALQHLAEIQAQQAQNSEANIKKIIPRSQAAAAKVELDERETRRLIDTQLRDVGWEVDSEELTYGKGVRPARGRNLAIAEYPTRSGAADYALFVGLQLVGIIEAKRESKDVSGAIDQAHRYGRSIRANDNLQLAKGAPWGDLEPFQVPFVFATNGRPYLAQLDTKSGIWFRDVRRATNQRRAIAGWYSPEGLIDLLDQDFDHAHEQLAQEEFNYGFEMRHYQIKAITAIESALQEDRRSLLLAMATGTGKTKTCIALIYRLLKTKRFRRILFLVDRTSLGHQAIAAFKETKMELLQAFTDIYEMKELKDVTCDRETKVHVATVQSFVRRIMYPSDSSPSPNVDDYDCVLIDECHRGYLLDRELSTIELEFRDFEDYVSKYRRVVEYFDAVRIGITATPALHTSEIFGEPIFQYTYAEAVIDKFLIDYESPHLIQTELAQSGIVWEKGAEIEAIDPRTGKRDLSKTADEVKVEIKDFNKKVITPAFNRVVCEYLAEQIDPVLAEKTLIFCATDDHADLVVKLLKEALIAKYGEVEDEAVQKITGASDRPLELILKYKNEQLPKIAVTVDLLTTGIDVPTICNIVFLRRVNSRILFEQMLGRATRLCPEIGKDRFRVFDAVNIFGVMSQFTEMKPVAVIPKISCEKLVQELTRTSDPRHHQVILPQLFERIQRKMRRANLAKREQLEAIAGLSLEHLLDDLRASKPSQLANWFRDRPDFASVIDLPDDRTIPVFISYHPDRLVAVQRGYGVAEDGSIYSTRPDEYLQMFQKFLADNLNLIPALMVAVQSPKDLTRAQLKELQLLLEENRFRESDLQGAWRDRKNEDIAASIIGFIRQAAIGDALIPYGDRVDRAVRKIMSSRAWTAPQRQLLEKIGKQLKAETIVDREALDRGAFKTECGGFVRLNRTFNGELLAVLASINEEIWQDMG; via the coding sequence ATGAAAGCATCGTCAAATTTTGCGTTTTTGAGAGAGCATGATGTCGAACTGGTGAGATTGGGGACGCTTGCCGAGCGGTCTTATCATAATGATCCTGTGGCTTGCTTATTTCGGTTACGGGTGTATGGCGAATTTTTGGCAAAGTTAGTTGCGGCGCGGGTGGGGCTTTACGAGGATACAGAAGAATCGCAGGTGCAGTTATTGAATCGACTGCGCGATCGCGGCATTATTCATGGACAGATCGATCGCCTGTTTCATGAACTTCGCAAAACGGGAAATCGGGCGGTACATGATAGTGTGGGCGATCGCCGAACGGCGTTGAGCATTCTCAAATACGCGCATCAGTTAGGGATTTGGTTTCATCGCACTTGGGGGAAAGCAAGAGACTTTGTTGCGCCTGAATATTGTGAGCCGACTCCGCCAGAGGTGACGGCGCGACAATTGGAATCAGCGTTGTTAGATGAGCGGAGTGCCAGAACCCAAGCTGAACAGTTGGCGGCGGAAATAGCGCAGGAATTGCAAACTGCTTTGCAACACTTGGCGGAGATACAGGCACAGCAAGCCCAAAACAGTGAGGCGAATATTAAAAAGATCATCCCGCGATCGCAAGCTGCTGCTGCCAAGGTGGAACTGGATGAACGAGAAACGCGCCGACTGATTGATACACAACTGCGGGATGTCGGTTGGGAGGTGGATTCGGAGGAGTTGACCTATGGGAAGGGTGTGCGTCCTGCGCGAGGCAGAAATCTGGCGATCGCAGAATATCCGACGCGCTCAGGGGCGGCGGACTATGCGCTGTTTGTGGGTTTGCAATTGGTGGGGATTATTGAGGCAAAGCGGGAGAGTAAGGATGTGTCGGGGGCGATCGATCAGGCGCATCGCTATGGGCGATCGATTCGGGCTAATGATAATTTGCAATTGGCTAAGGGTGCGCCTTGGGGAGATCTGGAGCCTTTTCAAGTGCCGTTTGTGTTTGCGACTAATGGTCGCCCCTATCTAGCGCAATTGGATACTAAAAGCGGGATTTGGTTTCGGGATGTGCGACGGGCGACGAACCAGCGACGGGCGATCGCAGGTTGGTATTCGCCAGAGGGCTTGATCGATTTATTGGATCAAGATTTCGATCACGCCCATGAACAACTTGCCCAAGAGGAGTTTAACTATGGGTTTGAGATGAGGCACTACCAAATTAAGGCAATCACTGCTATTGAATCGGCTTTACAGGAGGATCGGCGATCGCTTTTGCTGGCGATGGCAACGGGGACGGGCAAAACAAAAACCTGTATTGCGCTGATCTATCGATTGTTGAAAACGAAGCGGTTTCGGCGGATTTTATTTTTAGTCGATCGCACTTCTTTAGGGCATCAGGCGATCGCCGCGTTTAAAGAAACCAAAATGGAGCTTCTGCAAGCATTTACGGATATTTATGAGATGAAAGAGCTAAAGGATGTAACTTGCGATCGCGAGACGAAGGTACATGTGGCGACGGTGCAGAGTTTTGTGCGACGGATTATGTATCCGAGCGATAGTTCACCCAGTCCAAATGTGGATGATTATGATTGCGTGCTTATTGATGAATGTCATCGTGGCTATTTGCTCGATCGCGAACTCAGCACAATTGAGCTGGAGTTTCGTGATTTTGAGGACTATGTTTCTAAATATCGGAGGGTGGTGGAATATTTTGATGCGGTGAGAATTGGGATTACGGCGACCCCTGCGCTGCATACGTCCGAGATTTTTGGTGAGCCAATTTTTCAATATACCTATGCAGAGGCGGTAATTGACAAGTTTCTCATTGATTATGAATCACCGCATTTAATCCAGACGGAACTTGCTCAGTCGGGGATAGTTTGGGAAAAGGGTGCGGAGATCGAGGCGATCGATCCGCGCACTGGCAAGCGTGATCTGAGCAAAACTGCGGATGAGGTGAAGGTGGAAATTAAGGACTTCAATAAGAAGGTAATTACCCCTGCTTTTAATCGCGTGGTTTGTGAGTATCTAGCGGAACAAATTGATCCTGTGTTGGCGGAGAAAACCTTAATTTTCTGTGCGACGGATGATCATGCGGATTTGGTGGTGAAGTTGCTGAAAGAGGCGCTGATTGCCAAGTATGGAGAGGTGGAAGATGAGGCGGTGCAGAAGATTACGGGAGCATCCGATCGCCCGTTGGAGTTGATTCTCAAATATAAAAATGAGCAGTTGCCCAAAATTGCGGTGACAGTGGATTTGCTGACCACAGGCATTGATGTGCCTACGATTTGCAATATTGTGTTTTTGCGGCGGGTGAATTCGCGGATCTTGTTTGAGCAGATGCTCGGTCGGGCTACGCGCCTTTGTCCTGAGATTGGCAAAGATCGCTTTCGGGTATTTGATGCAGTGAATATCTTTGGGGTAATGTCGCAGTTTACGGAAATGAAGCCTGTGGCAGTAATTCCTAAAATCAGTTGCGAGAAGTTGGTTCAGGAACTTACTCGCACTAGCGATCCACGTCATCATCAGGTGATTTTGCCGCAACTCTTTGAGAGAATCCAGCGTAAAATGCGTCGCGCTAATCTGGCTAAACGTGAACAATTGGAGGCGATCGCAGGTTTGTCTCTTGAGCATCTATTAGATGACCTTCGCGCTAGCAAACCTTCGCAATTAGCCAACTGGTTTCGCGATCGCCCCGATTTTGCCTCGGTGATCGATTTGCCCGACGATCGCACGATTCCTGTATTTATCTCTTACCATCCCGATCGCTTAGTTGCGGTGCAGCGCGGCTATGGTGTTGCCGAAGATGGGAGCATTTATTCTACTCGTCCCGATGAGTATTTGCAGATGTTCCAGAAGTTTCTGGCGGACAATCTCAATTTGATTCCTGCGTTGATGGTGGCGGTGCAGAGTCCGAAGGATTTGACTCGCGCTCAGTTGAAGGAGTTACAGTTGTTATTGGAGGAGAATCGTTTTCGAGAGAGCGATTTGCAAGGGGCTTGGCGCGATCGCAAGAATGAGGATATTGCGGCTTCAATTATTGGCTTTATCCGTCAGGCAGCGATCGGTGATGCGTTGATTCCCTATGGCGATCGGGTGGATCGGGCGGTTCGTAAAATTATGAGTAGTCGGGCATGGACTGCGCCCCAGCGTCAGTTGTTGGAGAAGATTGGCAAGCAGTTAAAGGCAGAAACGATCGTCGATCGCGAGGCATTGGATCGTGGGGCGTTTAAGACTGAATGTGGTGGTTTTGTGCGGTTGAATAGGACTTTTAATGGTGAGTTGTTGGCGGTGCTGGCGAGTATTAATGAGGAGATTTGGCAAGATATGGGTTAA
- a CDS encoding transposase, with protein sequence MKYNPDIHYRRSIRLQGYNYNQAGAYFITICTQNRECLFGDIQDGNHLLNEFSKIVIDVWQNIPIHFQNIGIDAYVVMPNHFHGIIIIEKSTEASTAKKRTWNEPKSMLAKVIAYFKYTTTKSINTARQTAGVRVWQRNYYEHIIRSENSLNRLREYIANNPQQWEIDQLHPRNPSKW encoded by the coding sequence ATGAAATACAATCCAGACATACATTACAGAAGATCAATTCGTTTGCAAGGTTACAACTACAACCAAGCTGGTGCTTATTTCATTACAATCTGTACACAAAATCGAGAATGCCTTTTTGGAGATATTCAAGATGGTAATCATCTTCTCAATGAATTTAGCAAGATTGTCATAGATGTTTGGCAAAATATCCCTATTCACTTCCAAAATATTGGGATAGATGCTTACGTCGTTATGCCTAATCATTTTCATGGCATCATTATTATTGAAAAAAGTACAGAAGCATCCACCGCAAAAAAGCGAACATGGAATGAACCAAAATCAATGTTAGCTAAGGTTATCGCATACTTTAAATACACAACTACAAAATCTATAAATACAGCTAGACAAACTGCGGGTGTAAGAGTTTGGCAACGAAATTACTATGAACATATTATTCGCAGCGAAAATTCTTTGAATCGGTTGCGAGAATATATAGCTAACAATCCTCAGCAATGGGAAATCGATCAACTACATCCACGAAACCCATCTAAATGGTAA
- a CDS encoding class I SAM-dependent DNA methyltransferase — MTVTSDIVQKLWNLCNILRDDGITYLQYLTELTYLLFLKMAQETDTEIGLPEGYRWQDLSSKDGIELKNFYKSMLDHLGSSASSPQVQAIFVNAQTSLKEPRIIKKLVQSIDELDWFSDHRDDFGDLYEGLLQKNSEEKKSGAGQYFTPRPLIDSMVTLLKPQAGELIQDPAAGTGGFLIASHAYIKQQLGGDIFTLSEVEQEFQRKHAFYGIELVQDAHRLLLMNLLLHGIESDVKLGDSLSSEGQNLAKADIILSNPPFGTKKGGGMPTRDDFTFATSNKQLAFLQHIYRNLKPKGRAAIVLPDNVLFEDGQGKSIRADLMDKCNLHTILRLPTGIFYAQGVKTNVLFFQRGTTEKNNTQEIWFYDMRTNMPNFGKRIPLTRDRFADFELAYGEDPNGKSDRKEQERFRCFSREEIAKRGENLDISWLRDDSLQSSEDLPEPDAIAADILDKLRTAIAEMEALSDLLN; from the coding sequence ATGACCGTAACCTCTGATATCGTCCAAAAACTCTGGAACCTTTGCAATATCTTGCGTGATGATGGCATCACCTATTTGCAATATTTAACAGAACTAACCTATCTCCTGTTTCTCAAAATGGCGCAGGAAACCGATACAGAGATAGGCTTACCAGAGGGCTATCGGTGGCAAGATTTATCATCAAAAGATGGGATCGAGCTAAAAAACTTCTACAAGTCCATGCTAGATCATTTGGGTTCGAGCGCCTCTTCACCACAAGTACAAGCAATCTTTGTCAATGCTCAAACCTCTCTCAAGGAGCCGCGCATAATTAAGAAACTAGTTCAGAGTATTGATGAACTCGACTGGTTTTCCGATCATCGCGATGACTTTGGCGACCTCTACGAAGGACTACTGCAAAAGAACTCTGAAGAAAAGAAATCAGGAGCAGGTCAATACTTCACCCCTCGACCGCTCATTGATAGCATGGTCACGCTACTCAAACCCCAAGCAGGAGAACTCATCCAAGATCCCGCCGCAGGGACAGGTGGATTCTTAATTGCCAGTCACGCCTACATCAAGCAACAACTAGGCGGCGATATATTCACACTCTCCGAAGTCGAACAAGAATTTCAACGCAAACACGCTTTCTATGGCATCGAACTCGTTCAAGATGCCCACCGCCTATTGTTAATGAATTTACTACTTCACGGCATTGAAAGCGATGTCAAACTTGGAGATTCCCTCTCATCAGAAGGTCAAAATCTCGCCAAAGCCGACATCATTCTCAGCAATCCCCCGTTCGGTACTAAAAAAGGCGGCGGAATGCCCACCCGTGATGACTTCACCTTTGCCACATCCAATAAGCAGTTAGCCTTTCTCCAACATATCTATCGCAATCTCAAGCCCAAAGGACGCGCCGCGATTGTCCTTCCTGACAACGTTCTCTTTGAAGATGGTCAGGGCAAATCCATTCGCGCTGATCTAATGGACAAATGCAATTTGCATACAATCTTGCGACTACCCACAGGCATCTTCTATGCCCAAGGCGTAAAGACGAACGTGTTATTTTTCCAACGGGGCACAACTGAGAAAAATAATACTCAAGAAATTTGGTTCTACGATATGCGAACCAATATGCCCAACTTCGGTAAGCGGATTCCCCTAACTCGCGATCGCTTTGCGGATTTCGAGTTAGCCTATGGTGAAGATCCCAATGGGAAAAGCGATCGCAAGGAACAGGAAAGATTTCGATGCTTTAGCCGAGAAGAAATTGCTAAACGTGGCGAAAATCTCGATATCTCATGGTTACGCGATGACAGCCTCCAGTCCAGTGAAGACCTCCCCGAACCCGATGCGATCGCTGCCGACATTCTCGACAAATTACGCACTGCGATCGCCGAAATGGAAGCCCTAAGCGATTTACTGAACTAA
- a CDS encoding pentapeptide repeat-containing protein: MESSEPVQNSARGWLIGELSRLVEIPSPTIRYYERLGLLLAPLRSPQGYRLYATDALERLLFIQSAKAFGLSLEEIKQLLDLQAAQTIPYATFKQMVQQHLRKLDLQIQELMTQRQNVAQRLDRIVESLPDHDFSSAELTQNPLLNLISEATDAMALEESADQSDRPNFGNLFSNRSQEVLYLYSVGKRNFRLMNLVSAKLNGANLSGADFTNAKLMLADLCELSAIETKFVGANLAGAIVSEACLQKANFTEALLMGADLSGANLKGANFTAANLGGVNFTGANLRGVNFSEAVLADADFTNTIT, translated from the coding sequence ATGGAATCCAGCGAACCCGTTCAAAATAGCGCCCGTGGTTGGCTGATCGGCGAACTAAGCCGCTTAGTCGAGATTCCGTCCCCAACGATTCGCTATTACGAACGTTTAGGTTTACTGCTTGCGCCCCTGCGATCGCCACAGGGTTATCGGCTCTATGCCACCGATGCCCTAGAGCGGCTGTTATTTATTCAAAGTGCCAAAGCCTTTGGGTTATCCCTTGAGGAAATCAAACAGTTATTGGATTTACAAGCCGCCCAAACTATCCCCTACGCCACTTTTAAACAAATGGTGCAGCAACATCTCCGCAAACTCGATCTGCAAATCCAAGAACTGATGACCCAGCGCCAAAATGTTGCTCAACGGCTCGATCGCATTGTGGAGTCACTTCCCGATCATGATTTTAGTAGTGCGGAGCTAACCCAAAATCCTCTGCTCAACCTAATCAGTGAAGCTACCGATGCGATGGCTCTGGAAGAATCAGCCGATCAAAGCGATCGCCCCAACTTCGGCAATCTCTTTAGTAATCGCAGTCAAGAGGTTTTGTATCTATATTCCGTGGGTAAACGCAACTTTAGGCTGATGAATTTGGTAAGCGCGAAACTCAATGGCGCAAATTTGAGTGGTGCGGACTTTACCAATGCCAAATTAATGCTGGCGGACTTATGTGAGTTGTCAGCGATCGAGACCAAGTTTGTCGGCGCAAATTTAGCGGGGGCGATCGTTAGTGAGGCTTGTTTGCAAAAGGCAAATTTTACAGAAGCATTATTAATGGGCGCGGATCTCAGTGGAGCAAATCTCAAAGGTGCTAATTTCACCGCCGCGAATTTGGGTGGTGTAAATTTTACGGGGGCAAATTTGCGGGGCGTGAATTTTAGTGAGGCAGTGTTAGCGGATGCCGATTTTACGAATACCATTACCTAG
- a CDS encoding DUF4114 domain-containing protein, producing the protein MSLQATSQGTFTVGATGKLSFDFLFDGGQFQGELAIFSLKGMESLEVGSDAFNQEAARRALTNSTQGRILVADSSEGAKFSAELDWEPNYNSGDYKGIRNFSMQAGDQVAFMLISNGTVSQTFNTLASGLDLGLRQPLFSISAANPDLSNQFSQVTDVAGKGNLFAMEDVRLKGGSDYDYNDVVFQLTGAEGNDIPALEDVGASTKDWTETAIGKQIIDYASRPTFDSGVFRVDASGQVGVDYLYDGGWYQGEMAIFSLKGMEGLKVNSNEFVQEATRRALSGSTQGHIVIKDRTEGAKYTAKFAWEDGFNSGAYLGVKTYAMNAGEDFAVMLIQNSTVQELANDVTKMWSGNRLPIFSIPQANIGAPSSVRQIVDVTGKGDTFGMEDVRTDWGNASDRDYNDMVFRFTGAKGVAPLMDTHVNRDRDWRDSSVGRELIQYATRPDYSGGIFDTGESGKVRIDYLYDGGWYESELAIFSLDGMENFKAGSTEFIQEASRRALSDSNLGYVVTKDRTDAAKFSDKVAWEADFNSGVYKGAQTFNMAPRGHFAFMLVQNNTVAAIANDISIIKQTGNLPIFSIPEANPFGTAIGQMVNVDGKNTYAFEDNRVDLPNLSDRDYNDIVIQVKGATSDVPLMNSLVNPERDWRSSTTGQQLLNYANRSEYDKGVISSGQSGSLEVEFLYDGGAYRGDVGIFSLDGMEIYAAGSAAFIAEAARRAASNSTQGHVLISDTTDAAKFTGGLDWESNFNSGTFQGTRSLNLNPNSAYGVIQVPNGRISEVVANPAIDGTKRPLFSMLDNNPSRSFQMGKIDVGNGSYVIALEDQRLDGASDRDYNDIIFRVKGDISISADTLDRVMASSKDWRSTDMGKALIDYASNPTAATTSRSIFGFSWSDTLIGTDASEFISGGAGNDILIGGKGNDILVGGSGNDTFQFNHINEAGDTILDFGAGDMINLRGVFSSINYTGTNAIADGILQFQQLGANTVIQVVSDGLGNTNNFIDLVTVNNTGIASVRNSLIF; encoded by the coding sequence ATGTCACTACAAGCAACATCACAGGGAACATTCACGGTTGGGGCAACAGGCAAACTAAGTTTTGATTTTCTATTTGATGGTGGTCAATTTCAAGGCGAACTTGCCATATTCAGCTTGAAGGGAATGGAAAGTCTAGAAGTCGGTTCCGATGCATTTAATCAAGAAGCGGCTCGTCGCGCCCTGACCAATTCCACCCAAGGTCGCATTCTGGTTGCTGATAGTTCTGAAGGTGCAAAGTTTAGCGCTGAACTAGATTGGGAACCAAATTATAATAGCGGCGATTACAAAGGAATTAGAAATTTCTCCATGCAAGCAGGCGATCAGGTAGCCTTCATGTTGATTTCTAATGGAACTGTTAGCCAAACCTTTAATACTTTAGCTAGTGGATTAGATCTAGGACTAAGACAACCCTTATTCTCGATTAGCGCCGCTAACCCCGATCTTAGCAATCAGTTTTCTCAAGTTACTGATGTTGCGGGTAAAGGTAATCTCTTCGCGATGGAAGATGTCCGTCTCAAGGGTGGCTCTGACTATGACTATAACGATGTGGTATTCCAATTAACAGGAGCCGAAGGTAATGATATTCCTGCCCTTGAGGATGTTGGTGCATCCACTAAGGATTGGACAGAAACAGCGATCGGCAAACAAATCATTGATTATGCCAGCCGTCCTACCTTTGATTCTGGAGTGTTTCGTGTAGATGCATCGGGTCAAGTCGGTGTGGACTATCTCTATGATGGTGGTTGGTATCAAGGAGAAATGGCAATCTTTAGCCTTAAGGGAATGGAAGGATTAAAGGTTAACTCTAATGAGTTTGTGCAAGAAGCAACCCGCCGCGCCCTGAGTGGCTCTACTCAAGGACATATCGTGATTAAAGATCGCACAGAAGGCGCAAAATATACGGCTAAATTTGCATGGGAAGATGGATTTAATAGCGGAGCTTATCTAGGTGTCAAAACCTATGCCATGAATGCGGGTGAAGACTTTGCGGTGATGCTGATTCAAAATAGCACCGTCCAAGAACTTGCCAATGATGTCACCAAAATGTGGTCTGGCAATCGCTTACCAATTTTCTCAATTCCCCAAGCTAATATCGGCGCACCTAGCAGCGTTCGCCAAATCGTTGATGTCACGGGCAAGGGTGACACCTTTGGCATGGAAGATGTGCGGACTGACTGGGGAAATGCTTCCGATCGCGATTACAACGATATGGTTTTTCGCTTCACAGGTGCAAAGGGTGTCGCCCCTTTGATGGATACCCATGTGAATCGCGATCGCGATTGGCGCGATTCTTCCGTAGGTCGAGAATTGATACAGTATGCCACCCGTCCTGACTATAGCGGCGGCATTTTTGACACAGGCGAATCTGGTAAAGTTCGCATTGACTATCTCTATGATGGTGGTTGGTATGAAAGCGAATTAGCAATTTTCAGTCTGGATGGCATGGAAAATTTCAAAGCGGGATCGACAGAATTCATTCAAGAAGCATCCCGCCGCGCTCTCAGTGATTCCAATCTTGGCTATGTCGTCACCAAGGATCGCACCGATGCAGCGAAGTTCTCCGACAAGGTGGCATGGGAAGCGGACTTTAATTCTGGTGTATACAAAGGCGCTCAAACCTTCAATATGGCTCCGCGTGGACATTTTGCCTTCATGTTGGTACAAAACAATACCGTCGCGGCGATCGCTAACGATATCAGCATCATCAAGCAAACTGGCAACCTGCCCATCTTCTCAATTCCTGAAGCGAATCCCTTCGGCACAGCGATCGGGCAAATGGTCAATGTCGATGGCAAAAACACCTATGCCTTTGAAGATAATCGGGTGGACTTGCCCAATCTTTCCGATCGCGACTATAACGACATCGTGATTCAAGTCAAGGGCGCGACCAGTGATGTACCTCTGATGAATAGCTTGGTCAATCCCGAACGCGACTGGCGCAGTTCTACCACTGGACAACAGCTACTCAACTATGCCAATCGTTCTGAATATGACAAAGGCGTAATTTCCTCAGGGCAATCTGGCAGCCTCGAAGTGGAATTCCTTTACGATGGAGGTGCATATAGAGGCGATGTTGGTATTTTTAGTCTCGATGGCATGGAGATCTATGCTGCGGGATCGGCGGCTTTTATTGCGGAAGCAGCTCGTCGTGCAGCCAGTAACTCGACCCAAGGTCATGTATTAATCAGTGATACTACCGATGCTGCTAAGTTTACTGGTGGTTTAGATTGGGAATCTAACTTTAACTCTGGTACATTCCAAGGAACCAGAAGCCTCAATCTTAATCCCAACAGTGCCTATGGGGTCATCCAAGTTCCCAATGGTCGAATTAGCGAAGTTGTTGCTAATCCTGCGATCGACGGCACTAAACGTCCTCTGTTCTCCATGCTCGACAACAATCCTAGCCGCAGTTTCCAAATGGGTAAAATTGATGTGGGTAATGGCTCCTATGTCATCGCCCTCGAAGATCAACGCCTTGATGGAGCCAGCGATCGCGACTACAACGATATTATCTTCCGTGTTAAGGGTGATATTTCCATCAGTGCCGATACCTTGGATCGGGTGATGGCATCGAGTAAAGATTGGCGATCGACCGATATGGGTAAAGCCCTGATCGACTATGCCAGCAATCCCACTGCCGCTACCACTAGCCGATCAATTTTTGGTTTTAGCTGGAGCGACACATTGATCGGAACTGATGCAAGTGAATTTATTTCTGGCGGTGCAGGTAATGACATCCTAATTGGTGGCAAGGGCAATGATATTCTGGTCGGCGGATCAGGTAACGATACTTTCCAGTTTAATCATATCAATGAGGCTGGTGACACAATTCTCGACTTTGGTGCAGGTGACATGATCAACCTGCGAGGTGTATTTAGCTCCATTAATTACACAGGCACTAATGCGATCGCTGATGGCATTCTCCAATTCCAACAACTCGGAGCCAATACCGTTATTCAAGTTGTTTCCGATGGTTTAGGCAATACTAATAATTTTATAGATTTAGTGACCGTTAACAATACTGGTATTGCTTCTGTTCGCAACAGCCTAATCTTTTAA
- a CDS encoding RNA methyltransferase, with protein MPNTTSNIRIVLVETAGARNLGSVARVMKNFGLAELWLVNPQCDRLSDEARHMAVHASEILENARIVDNLPDALVGCHRAIATAGRIDQGEMKVTDPQKGLSWLMQAEISAIVFGAEDRGLSNAEIQHCQQVIRIPVNPDYPSLNLAQSVGICCYQLQLLKANFMENSQCHENLTSQIAQDLIESAPIDLATRADLEACYQQLEAVLLKIGYVYPHTAAHRLRKFRHIFDRANLSPSEVAMLRGILRQVNWATAHLDS; from the coding sequence ATGCCAAATACCACATCAAATATCAGAATTGTGTTAGTCGAGACGGCGGGGGCGCGAAACCTTGGCTCAGTGGCAAGGGTGATGAAAAATTTTGGGCTAGCAGAATTGTGGTTAGTAAATCCGCAATGCGATCGCCTTAGTGATGAAGCGAGGCATATGGCAGTCCATGCATCGGAAATTTTAGAAAATGCAAGGATTGTGGATAATCTCCCAGATGCATTAGTGGGCTGTCATCGGGCGATCGCCACCGCAGGACGTATTGATCAGGGCGAGATGAAAGTTACTGATCCCCAAAAAGGTTTGAGTTGGTTAATGCAAGCGGAAATCAGTGCGATCGTTTTTGGCGCAGAGGATCGGGGTTTAAGTAATGCTGAGATTCAACATTGTCAGCAAGTGATCCGAATTCCCGTCAATCCAGACTATCCCTCGCTTAATTTGGCGCAATCGGTGGGTATTTGCTGCTATCAATTGCAACTATTGAAAGCAAATTTTATGGAAAATTCTCAATGTCACGAAAATTTGACTAGCCAAATCGCGCAAGATTTGATAGAGTCAGCACCCATAGACCTTGCTACCCGTGCAGACCTAGAAGCTTGCTACCAGCAACTTGAAGCAGTATTACTGAAGATCGGCTATGTTTATCCGCATACCGCCGCTCATCGGTTGCGAAAGTTTCGGCATATCTTCGATCGCGCAAATCTGAGTCCGTCGGAAGTTGCCATGCTGCGGGGAATTTTGCGTCAAGTTAATTGGGCCACGGCTCATCTTGATTCATAA